A region from the Hydra vulgaris chromosome 08, alternate assembly HydraT2T_AEP genome encodes:
- the LOC105851031 gene encoding uncharacterized protein LOC105851031, giving the protein MVHCCVPGCKNTHHHKNRGSKDEWGCQSSDSRSFSLHDLPNEDRMDIRELWIMAINRTSLPKDVAVCSDHFTEDCFDEKWEEYKRKYGPTKVKRKLKVDAIPTIFPGRIFVNEKVQLIKNNWKNKVLQKRMEMEKMRLDREFKDRFKYTQTDCECKCKCKLKKKNFSQQVNFQFKFMEDVGVQFPIDVHDSVNKDHSYTHGKGKVLSKDSGKVTASTTSVSESTPLQTVSTNYIKNLIATKLTDINDCVINAMNENSVNSLYENSVNALNENSVNSLYENSVNALNEGSGNALNENSVGSLYENSSDALNENSVNVLNEISGAASDSSITSRKHKMTIDLDSDISIKKINLCNGLMIDSTED; this is encoded by the coding sequence atggTTCATTGTTGTGTTCCTGGTTGCAAGAATACTCATCACCACAAGAACAGAGGTTCAAAAGATGAATGGGGTTGTCAATCTTCTGATTCTCGCAGTTTTTCACTACATGATTTACCTAATGAAGACAGAATGGACATAAGAGAACTTTGGATAATGGCAATTAATCGTACAAGTTTACCAAAAGATGTAGCTGTTTGTTCAGACCATTTCACAGAAGActgttttgatgaaaaatggGAAGAGTACAAGCGTAAATATGGCCCTACAAAAGTTAAGCGTAAGTTAAAAGTTGACGCAATACCTACAATATTTCCTGGAAGAATTTTTGTAAACGAAAAGGTccaacttataaaaaacaattggaaaaataaagttttacaaaaaagaatggAAATGGAAAAGATGCGTCTTGATAGAGAGTTTAAAGATCGTTTTAAGTATACTCAAACAGATTGTGAATGTAAATGCAAgtgcaagttaaaaaaaaaaaatttttcacagCAGGTTAATTTTCAGTTTAAATTTATGGAGGACGTTGGTGTACAATTCCCTATTGATGTGCATGATTCAGTTAATAAAGATCATTCATACACACATGGTAAAGGTAAGGTGTTAAGCAAAGATAGTGGAAAGGTAACAGCTAGCACAACTTCTGTTAGTGAATCAACCCCATTACAAACTGTTTCAACAAATtacatcaaaaatttaattgctaCAAAATTGACTGATATAAATGACTGCGTTATTAATGCTATGAATGAAAACTCAGTTAATTCATTGTATGAAAATTCTGTAAATGCACTGAATGAAAACTCTGTTAATTCATTATACGAAAATTCTGTAAATGCACTGAATGAAGGTTCTGGTAATGCATTGAATGAAAATTCTGTTGGATCATTGTATGAAAACTCTAGTGATGCGCTGAATGAAAATTCTGTTAATGTATTAAATGAAATCAGTGGTGCTGCATCAGATTCGTCAATAACATCAAGAAAGCACAAAATGACAATAGATTTAGATAGTgatattagtattaaaaaaattaatttatgcaaTGGACTTATGATTGATAGCACTGAAGATTGA